From the genome of Cervus elaphus chromosome 7, mCerEla1.1, whole genome shotgun sequence:
atttttgtatttaaaatcgAAGGACAATGCCAATAAACATGTCTTCTCCCCAGAGAGATTTCAGAGAAAGATCACTTATGTACATCGTATCGGAAAgagtggggggcttcccaggtgggtgctagtggtaaagaaccaatgcaggagacgtaagaagtgcaggttcgatcctggctcaggaagattctgtggaggagggcatggcaacccactcaggtattcttgcctggagaatccccatggacagaggagcctggtgggctcgcaaagggttggacatgactgaagcaactgagcatgcatgcatagggAAGAGTGAGAGCATGAAAtgccaaaaaacataaaatggaagttTTCAGGAGCAGAGAAGAAACTTTACACCAGTATATTTGGATTTCAGCTGACCTGCCACCCAGAGccatttagttgctgagtcagaATAAGGAGGCTGGGGATTCTCTCAGTCTCGCCGGCATGACTGAGGGGACCAAAGGAGCCTTTAGACACGGGTagggcccctccgtccatgggggcAGCCTGGCTGAGCCATCACCCCTGTTGGCTGAATGCCTCCTTTCTGCTGCTTtgacatctcctggagaagaggagagagatagTCTGGACGTCTGTGTTCCTCACTCCCACGGCCGGCCGGCCGgggctcctgccccctccccccccaccactCACCTGTTGCCACCACATGTCCTGTTTCCTTGGCCTTCCCTTCCAGTCCTGGGTGGTGCAGGAACTAGCTTTGTTTGGGGAATGTGGGAAGAACTGGGGGGAAATGCGATGTTTTGTTAGACCAGTGCTGACTTCAAGTCCCTTCTTCATCCCCATTTCCCAAAAGTGTAAACCAAAAACAATAAACTCACCTTCCCCTGAAGCAGATTCTGCAAGCAGATGTTCACTCTCTGAATCTGGGCTAACTGGG
Proteins encoded in this window:
- the SAPCD1 gene encoding suppressor APC domain-containing protein 1 isoform X1, whose protein sequence is MGSRGPGGWPLVQAPYTVLLLPLETSRQDPGARSFFLWLQRMQALEREQDALWQGLELLEHSQAWYEGRLREAQQQQLRVGALGENFLTDLHSEPGGPQLAQIQRVNICLQNLLQGKFFPHSPNKASSCTTQDWKGRPRKQDMWWQQVSGGGGGGRSPGRPAVGVRNTDVQTISLLFSRRCQSSRKEAFSQQG